The following proteins are encoded in a genomic region of Sulfurimonas sp. HSL3-7:
- a CDS encoding HIT domain-containing protein produces the protein MFENDLIRIEIEESEVPWLKIFTQVERREFSECTAAEKSAILEALDVIEKEMLAYYQPFKINIASFGNYVPLVHWHIMARFKEDSFFPEPMWGKKQREGHLLLPSFDTFCEKVDMKLEKTLNAVLKPTAIVNT, from the coding sequence GTGTTTGAAAACGATCTTATACGTATCGAGATCGAAGAGAGCGAGGTGCCCTGGCTAAAGATCTTTACGCAGGTTGAACGCAGAGAATTCAGTGAATGTACCGCTGCTGAAAAGAGTGCGATCCTGGAAGCCCTGGATGTCATTGAAAAAGAGATGCTCGCTTACTATCAACCGTTTAAGATCAATATTGCTTCTTTTGGGAACTATGTACCTTTAGTGCATTGGCATATCATGGCACGTTTCAAAGAGGATAGTTTTTTTCCTGAGCCAATGTGGGGGAAGAAGCAGAGAGAGGGGCATCTGCTTCTTCCCTCTTTTGATACATTTTGTGAAAAGGTAGATATGAAGCTTGAAAAAACGTTGAATGCAGTTCTCAAACCGACTGCAATCGTCAATACGTAA
- a CDS encoding ATP-binding protein: MTAFKKRFLLFINSGSFFNENEQDLKIRHNIINITIMLALSGLVFGTTLNLMKADYLGAVVDIAAIFILSVTAFFLHLKKEYFEFIASIFATEFLLLFTLLIVISEPSDLKHIWLLTYPALIFFYKGDRSWLLWIGLLITSLFVAKIQPFYPIQYSLRDIIYLSVVLTIMTVVVYVYKSRIDLANKTITEQKDRLEGFTKELECTVKEKTKELQQLNAQLELKVEEKVKELIRKDEMILAQSRQAAMGEMISMIAHQWRQPLSTITLQISNIKINAMLGKASVEETNDALERISETIIYLSETIDDFQRFFHPNKGKEVTTVCELIEHAVSFAEPRLKVAHIKLDYSCRQSTEILIHSNEFTQVIINIINNAVDALLEHKVENPQIKIESLVNKENIEVHIYDNGGGIENDIFNNIFEPYFSTKGKNGTGLGLYMSKMIIEKEMDGSLEARNSGNGAEFIIKMPLVDLIPSEEAKPEQVESTGDILTY, encoded by the coding sequence ATGACGGCATTCAAAAAAAGATTTTTACTTTTTATCAACAGTGGTTCGTTTTTTAATGAAAATGAGCAGGACCTGAAAATTCGCCATAATATTATCAACATAACAATTATGTTGGCACTCAGCGGACTGGTATTCGGTACGACGCTCAATCTGATGAAAGCAGACTATCTCGGTGCTGTTGTCGATATCGCAGCGATTTTTATTTTGTCAGTGACCGCATTTTTTTTGCACCTGAAAAAAGAGTATTTTGAATTCATCGCAAGCATATTCGCTACCGAATTTCTTCTTCTCTTCACCCTTCTCATCGTGATCTCTGAGCCGTCCGATCTTAAACATATATGGTTACTCACCTATCCGGCACTCATCTTCTTCTATAAAGGGGACCGATCATGGCTCTTATGGATAGGCTTGTTGATCACATCCCTCTTTGTCGCCAAGATACAACCGTTTTATCCTATTCAGTACTCCTTGAGAGACATTATCTATCTCTCTGTCGTTTTAACGATTATGACGGTTGTTGTCTATGTGTACAAAAGCCGAATAGACCTGGCCAACAAAACGATTACTGAACAGAAAGACCGGCTTGAAGGTTTTACAAAAGAGCTGGAATGCACCGTAAAAGAAAAGACCAAAGAACTTCAGCAGCTTAACGCCCAGCTCGAACTAAAGGTCGAAGAGAAAGTCAAAGAGCTGATCAGAAAAGATGAGATGATCCTGGCCCAGTCCAGACAAGCTGCAATGGGTGAGATGATCAGTATGATCGCACATCAATGGCGACAACCGCTCTCTACCATCACCCTCCAGATCTCCAATATCAAGATCAACGCCATGCTCGGCAAAGCCTCTGTCGAAGAGACCAATGATGCGCTTGAGCGCATCTCGGAAACGATCATCTACCTGTCCGAAACAATTGATGATTTTCAGCGTTTCTTTCATCCCAATAAAGGAAAAGAGGTCACTACGGTATGCGAACTGATAGAGCATGCGGTCAGTTTTGCCGAACCGCGTTTGAAGGTTGCCCACATCAAATTAGATTACAGCTGCCGTCAGAGCACTGAAATTTTGATACACAGCAACGAGTTTACCCAGGTCATCATCAATATCATCAACAACGCGGTAGATGCACTATTGGAACACAAGGTAGAAAACCCTCAGATCAAAATCGAGAGTCTTGTCAACAAAGAGAATATTGAAGTACACATTTACGACAACGGCGGCGGGATCGAGAATGATATTTTTAACAATATCTTTGAACCCTACTTTAGCACAAAAGGGAAAAACGGTACCGGTCTGGGGCTGTATATGAGTAAGATGATCATAGAAAAGGAGATGGACGGCAGTCTTGAGGCCAGAAACAGTGGCAATGGTGCCGAGTTTATCATCAAGATGCCCCTAGTTGACCTTATCCCGTCCGAAGAAGCAAAGCCTGAACAGGTGGAATCGACGGGGGATATTCTTACGTATTGA
- a CDS encoding aminodeoxychorismate synthase component I, which produces MQDRISQLAGEGTPFLVISNFEADTILIYTQEELQKEDIEFSFLPTPPLEATPLTRKPISFKQYKIGFDQIIEHIKAGDTYLLNYTCSTPIETPLTLKQIYQKAHAKFKLRFKDQFVCFSPERFIKIEGQTISTYPMKGTIDAALENAQEQILANDKEMAEHIMVVDLLRNDLGIVAHNIKVEKFRYIDHLFTGDKTLLQVSSKITGKLSADWRDDFGPILRALLPAGSISGTPKKSTVSIIKAVEQHRRGFFTGIFGYFDGKNFDSAVMIRFIEKQKDRLIYKSGGGITLDSCAEDEYQEMIDKIYIP; this is translated from the coding sequence ATGCAAGACAGAATCTCTCAACTCGCCGGTGAGGGCACCCCTTTTTTAGTAATCAGCAATTTTGAGGCCGATACCATTCTTATCTATACCCAGGAAGAGTTACAGAAAGAGGATATAGAGTTCAGTTTCCTGCCTACCCCGCCATTAGAAGCAACGCCGCTCACCAGAAAACCCATAAGCTTCAAACAGTATAAGATCGGATTTGATCAGATCATCGAACATATCAAAGCCGGTGATACCTACCTTTTGAACTATACCTGTTCCACACCGATAGAAACGCCGCTGACGCTTAAGCAGATCTACCAAAAAGCACACGCCAAGTTCAAATTGCGCTTTAAAGATCAGTTTGTCTGTTTTTCACCCGAACGCTTCATCAAAATCGAGGGTCAGACGATCTCTACCTATCCAATGAAAGGGACGATAGATGCCGCGTTGGAAAATGCGCAAGAGCAGATATTGGCAAATGACAAAGAGATGGCCGAGCACATCATGGTGGTCGATCTGCTTCGCAACGATCTGGGGATTGTCGCGCACAATATCAAAGTCGAAAAGTTCCGCTATATCGATCATCTCTTTACCGGAGATAAAACACTTCTACAGGTCAGTTCCAAGATTACGGGGAAACTTTCCGCCGACTGGCGAGACGATTTTGGTCCTATTCTCCGAGCACTGTTACCGGCAGGCAGTATCAGCGGCACCCCGAAAAAGAGTACCGTCTCCATTATTAAAGCGGTGGAGCAGCATCGACGCGGCTTTTTTACCGGTATCTTCGGTTATTTTGACGGTAAAAACTTCGACAGTGCTGTCATGATACGTTTCATAGAGAAGCAGAAAGACAGGCTTATCTATAAAAGCGGCGGCGGGATTACTCTCGACAGTTGTGCAGAAGACGAGTATCAAGAGATGATCGATAAAATCTATATTCCCTGA
- a CDS encoding aspartate carbamoyltransferase catalytic subunit — protein MRHLIRTDDFSTAEIEALLDDAAEFAKGGFNRILQDKIIITLFFESSTRTRSSFEIAAKRLGAEIVHLDVSKSSTNKGETLVDTATNLDAMGPNAIIVRHADAGVPNILSKHTKASIINAGDGAHAHPTQALLDLFTLKQHFGNVKGKRIAIVGDIKNSRVANSNIELLNRFGLDVTLVAPPQFMPATNLKNTYHIEDVIDNVDIIMSLRTQTERHSQQSYASLKDYASDFCITKELVGDRDLILLHPGPVHRNIDIDDTLLADPRCKVLEQVANGVSMRMAVLKKLIY, from the coding sequence ATGCGCCACCTCATACGAACCGACGACTTCAGCACAGCGGAGATCGAAGCGCTCCTGGACGATGCCGCTGAGTTTGCAAAAGGTGGTTTCAACCGTATCCTGCAGGACAAGATAATCATCACCCTCTTCTTCGAGAGTTCTACCCGCACCAGAAGCTCTTTTGAGATCGCAGCAAAACGTCTTGGCGCGGAAATTGTTCATCTTGATGTGTCAAAGAGTTCGACCAATAAAGGCGAGACCCTTGTCGATACCGCAACCAACCTTGATGCGATGGGCCCCAATGCCATCATCGTCCGTCATGCCGACGCCGGGGTTCCGAATATTCTCTCCAAGCACACGAAAGCCTCGATTATCAATGCCGGTGACGGCGCCCATGCCCACCCGACACAGGCGCTGCTTGATCTTTTTACCCTCAAACAGCACTTCGGCAATGTCAAAGGCAAACGCATCGCCATCGTAGGCGATATCAAAAACTCACGCGTGGCCAACTCGAACATCGAACTGCTCAACCGTTTCGGTCTCGATGTCACCCTGGTCGCACCCCCGCAGTTTATGCCTGCTACGAACCTCAAAAACACCTATCATATCGAAGATGTCATCGATAACGTGGATATTATCATGAGTCTTCGGACCCAGACCGAACGCCACTCTCAGCAGTCCTATGCCTCGCTCAAAGATTATGCGAGTGATTTCTGCATCACGAAAGAGCTTGTCGGCGATCGTGATCTGATCCTCCTGCATCCGGGGCCGGTTCACCGCAATATCGACATTGACGACACCCTACTGGCCGATCCCCGCTGCAAGGTTCTAGAGCAGGTCGCCAACGGGGTCTCGATGCGTATGGCAGTGCTTAAAAAACTGATCTATTAA
- the bioD gene encoding dethiobiotin synthase has translation MPKRIFITATNTDIGKTFVTVRLLKQYASMGYRVGVIKPIETGVAEVPLDGTKLHTLLQSLNPAATDLSVNDIVPLQFALPAAPYCANDAQAVDLSIIDAAIEKIEAVCDILIIEGAGGLYVPIDKDTMMIDLIERYDSKALLVSHCKLGCINDTILSIKAMQDRTLDFAWTLNCHQDDQDFYQTSEPYFRDNFPEFTIFERDIVKIADTLLL, from the coding sequence GTGCCAAAACGTATCTTTATTACCGCAACCAACACCGATATTGGCAAGACCTTTGTCACCGTCCGCCTGCTCAAGCAGTATGCCTCTATGGGGTACAGGGTCGGCGTTATAAAACCGATAGAGACCGGTGTTGCTGAAGTCCCTTTGGACGGAACGAAACTTCATACTCTGTTGCAATCGCTCAATCCCGCCGCCACCGACCTCTCTGTCAATGATATCGTCCCCCTCCAGTTTGCACTGCCTGCCGCACCTTATTGTGCCAATGATGCACAAGCTGTCGATCTCTCGATTATTGATGCCGCCATCGAAAAGATCGAAGCCGTATGTGATATTCTGATCATAGAGGGTGCAGGTGGGCTCTATGTCCCGATCGACAAAGATACGATGATGATCGACCTGATTGAACGCTACGATTCGAAAGCCCTGCTGGTATCGCACTGCAAGCTTGGCTGCATTAATGACACGATCCTCTCTATCAAAGCGATGCAGGATAGAACACTTGACTTTGCCTGGACACTCAATTGTCATCAGGATGATCAAGATTTCTATCAAACCTCCGAACCCTATTTCAGGGATAATTTTCCGGAATTCACTATTTTTGAGCGCGATATTGTAAAAATAGCCGATACACTTTTGCTATAA
- a CDS encoding aminotransferase class I/II-fold pyridoxal phosphate-dependent enzyme has product MNNFEEFSTYFVQNVGSKEGAVSPAIMQSAAFGYGNPETAEGIFDGSVKKPLYSRMGNPTTAKLEGILAEMDGGVGAVATSSGMAATALATISLLKSGDSIISIGGLFGGTYSYFSETLSRFGISTQFFDVDEFEKIENAIDEQTKIIFLESVGNPNMRLPDIRAIADIASRHGIVLIVDNTITPMSVAPLELGADIVVYSTTKIISGNASVLGGAAVFRAISEGEDKFKTERYEEVHKFIKKMGKMALIANAKKRAMRDFGMSASAFSSYLTLLGLETLPLRMDRVVSSVEKIAAALHAKGLNVNHPSLNGHVQNVRYNAQFAKGCGTLLTIDMGTQEAAYEFLRRSKLATITANIGDSRTLALHMASTIYSDFDDATRTFLGITPGLIRISVGLENPDDIIEDFIQAAAL; this is encoded by the coding sequence ATGAACAATTTTGAAGAATTCAGTACCTATTTTGTCCAGAATGTGGGAAGTAAAGAGGGTGCTGTCAGCCCTGCGATCATGCAGTCGGCCGCATTTGGTTACGGAAATCCGGAAACAGCAGAAGGGATCTTTGACGGTAGTGTAAAAAAGCCGCTCTACTCCCGAATGGGCAACCCGACTACCGCCAAGCTTGAAGGTATTCTGGCAGAGATGGACGGCGGCGTCGGCGCTGTCGCAACCAGTTCGGGGATGGCGGCAACCGCGCTTGCTACGATCTCTCTACTTAAAAGCGGTGACAGCATCATCAGCATCGGCGGTCTCTTTGGCGGAACCTACTCCTACTTCTCCGAAACACTTTCACGCTTCGGCATCTCGACACAGTTTTTTGATGTAGATGAGTTTGAGAAGATAGAAAATGCGATTGATGAGCAGACCAAGATCATCTTTTTGGAGTCGGTCGGCAACCCGAACATGCGTCTGCCGGATATCCGTGCGATTGCCGATATCGCAAGCCGTCACGGTATCGTGCTGATCGTCGACAATACGATTACCCCTATGAGTGTCGCACCGCTTGAACTGGGTGCCGATATTGTCGTCTATTCAACGACCAAGATCATCAGCGGAAACGCTTCTGTTCTCGGCGGAGCAGCGGTTTTCCGTGCTATCAGCGAGGGAGAAGACAAGTTCAAAACCGAGCGTTACGAAGAGGTCCATAAATTTATCAAGAAGATGGGCAAGATGGCCTTGATCGCCAATGCCAAAAAACGGGCTATGCGTGATTTCGGGATGAGCGCTTCGGCATTTTCGTCGTATCTGACACTTTTGGGTCTTGAGACTCTGCCGCTCAGAATGGACCGCGTGGTCAGCAGTGTCGAGAAGATCGCAGCGGCGCTCCATGCGAAAGGGCTCAATGTGAACCATCCCTCTCTAAACGGTCACGTGCAGAATGTGCGTTACAACGCGCAGTTCGCAAAAGGGTGCGGTACCCTGCTGACAATCGATATGGGAACACAAGAGGCGGCGTACGAATTCCTGCGCCGTTCAAAACTGGCGACGATCACGGCAAATATCGGTGACAGCCGTACCTTGGCGCTGCATATGGCCTCAACGATCTACAGCGATTTTGACGACGCGACCCGTACGTTCTTAGGGATCACACCGGGATTGATCCGTATCTCGGTCGGACTCGAGAATCCGGATGATATTATCGAGGATTTCATACAGGCTGCCGCGCTCTAG
- the clpS gene encoding ATP-dependent Clp protease adapter ClpS, translating into MSTKHELESELSLMEPKQYLVLLLNDDYTSMDFVIDVLMNIFHKNYQEAERIMLDVHKKDRGVCGVYTYEVAETKVMQVSKLAREQGFPLKATMEEA; encoded by the coding sequence TTGAGTACAAAACATGAATTAGAGAGTGAACTCTCTTTAATGGAGCCAAAGCAGTACCTTGTCCTCCTGCTGAATGACGATTACACTTCGATGGATTTTGTGATCGATGTTTTGATGAATATCTTTCATAAAAACTATCAGGAAGCGGAGCGGATCATGCTTGATGTACATAAAAAAGACCGCGGGGTCTGCGGTGTGTACACCTATGAAGTGGCAGAGACGAAGGTGATGCAGGTAAGCAAACTGGCACGGGAACAGGGTTTCCCGCTTAAAGCAACGATGGAAGAGGCATAA
- the clpA gene encoding ATP-dependent Clp protease ATP-binding subunit ClpA: protein MISAELNSIFQKALTYAKDQRHEYLTIEHVFFALLGSKEGIAIIKECGGNVEAMREAVAAYLSETMQPLPEDVNQEPFETVALSRMIDKMIKHIQSAQKEQADVGDLMAAVFEEEHTFAIALLNEQEISRVDVLEVISHQDVEGGSVTSDDTESYLEKYTVNLVAKAKEGKIDPVIGRKNEIERVVQTLCRRKKNNPLLIGEPGVGKTAIAEGLALRISEDDVPEILQNAPVFALDLSAMLSGTKYRGDFEKRLKGVIDELKNTKNAILFIDEIHTLVGAGAVSGGSMDASNQLKPALASGELKCMGATTFAEYRNAFEKDRALSRRFARIDVDEPSLKDSLLILKGLRSKYEAHHGVKYTDKALGAAVELSKKYISDRFLPDVAIDLVDEAGASFHLQKKKRQTVTPHDIEKVISKITGVPTSRMSEDDTSRLETLETDLKKRVIGQDVAVAKVAQAIKRSRAGLNAGEKPIASFLFSGPTGVGKTELAKSLADEMGIHFERFDMSEYMEKHALSRLVGAPPGYVGYEQGGLLTEVIRKHPYTVLLLDEIEKAHPDLVNILLQVMDSAVLTDNNGYKANFKNVVLIMTSNIGATAASVMGFKADQSLSRGEELKAFFTPEFRNRLDAIIDFAPLDIDVVEGIVDKFIAELNVQLSKRKVSVSVTEKARGYLAEMGYDVAMGARPLGRVIQEKIKDPLTDEMLFGKLKHGGKVLVDYDEGLTFNYSE, encoded by the coding sequence ATGATCAGTGCAGAACTAAACAGTATTTTTCAAAAAGCGCTTACCTACGCCAAAGATCAGCGTCATGAGTACCTGACGATCGAACATGTGTTCTTTGCATTGCTGGGTTCAAAAGAGGGCATCGCAATTATCAAAGAGTGCGGCGGTAATGTCGAAGCGATGCGCGAAGCGGTAGCAGCGTATCTGAGTGAGACCATGCAGCCGCTTCCCGAAGATGTGAATCAGGAGCCTTTTGAGACGGTCGCGCTTTCACGTATGATTGACAAGATGATCAAGCATATTCAAAGTGCGCAAAAAGAGCAGGCTGATGTCGGCGACCTGATGGCTGCCGTCTTTGAAGAAGAGCACACCTTCGCGATAGCACTGCTGAACGAGCAGGAGATCTCGCGTGTCGATGTACTGGAGGTGATCTCGCATCAAGATGTTGAAGGCGGTTCCGTCACTAGCGACGACACTGAGAGTTATCTTGAAAAGTACACTGTCAACCTGGTGGCAAAAGCGAAAGAGGGCAAGATTGATCCTGTGATCGGGCGTAAAAATGAGATTGAACGTGTTGTACAGACGCTCTGCCGACGCAAAAAAAACAACCCGCTCCTTATCGGTGAACCGGGCGTCGGAAAGACGGCGATTGCTGAAGGTCTGGCGCTGCGTATCAGCGAAGATGATGTGCCCGAGATACTGCAGAACGCTCCGGTTTTCGCACTTGACCTCTCGGCCATGCTCTCGGGTACCAAATACCGTGGCGATTTTGAAAAACGTTTGAAAGGTGTGATTGACGAGCTGAAAAACACCAAAAATGCTATCCTTTTTATTGATGAGATCCACACCCTTGTCGGTGCAGGGGCCGTGAGCGGCGGAAGTATGGATGCCTCCAACCAGCTTAAACCTGCGCTCGCCTCGGGTGAGCTCAAATGCATGGGCGCAACGACCTTTGCCGAGTACAGAAATGCCTTTGAGAAGGACAGGGCTTTGAGCCGCCGTTTTGCCCGTATTGATGTTGACGAGCCGTCGCTCAAAGACAGTCTTTTGATCTTAAAAGGGCTGCGTTCAAAATATGAAGCGCATCACGGTGTCAAATATACCGATAAAGCACTTGGTGCTGCCGTCGAACTTTCCAAAAAATACATCAGTGACCGTTTCCTGCCGGATGTTGCGATCGATCTGGTGGATGAGGCGGGGGCCTCATTCCATCTTCAAAAGAAGAAACGTCAGACAGTGACACCGCACGATATCGAGAAGGTGATCTCCAAGATCACCGGCGTGCCGACGTCACGTATGAGTGAAGATGACACCTCCAGACTTGAGACATTGGAAACCGATCTTAAAAAACGTGTGATTGGTCAGGATGTTGCGGTAGCGAAGGTCGCCCAGGCGATCAAACGTTCGCGCGCAGGATTGAATGCGGGGGAAAAACCGATCGCCTCTTTTCTCTTTTCCGGACCAACCGGTGTGGGAAAAACGGAGCTGGCGAAATCCCTGGCCGATGAGATGGGTATCCATTTTGAGCGCTTTGACATGAGTGAGTATATGGAGAAACATGCCCTTTCACGTCTGGTAGGTGCACCTCCCGGCTATGTCGGGTATGAACAGGGGGGACTGTTGACGGAAGTGATCCGCAAGCACCCCTATACGGTACTGCTGCTCGATGAGATAGAAAAAGCGCATCCGGACCTTGTCAACATCCTGCTGCAGGTGATGGACAGTGCGGTTTTGACAGACAACAACGGCTACAAGGCCAATTTCAAAAACGTGGTCTTGATCATGACCTCAAACATCGGCGCGACTGCGGCAAGTGTCATGGGATTCAAGGCTGACCAGTCTCTGTCGCGCGGCGAAGAGCTTAAAGCCTTTTTTACGCCGGAGTTTAGAAACAGGCTCGATGCGATCATCGATTTCGCACCGCTGGATATCGACGTGGTGGAAGGGATCGTTGACAAGTTCATTGCCGAACTCAACGTTCAACTCTCAAAGAGAAAGGTATCGGTCTCCGTTACTGAAAAAGCACGGGGCTATTTAGCCGAAATGGGTTACGATGTTGCTATGGGAGCCCGTCCGCTTGGCCGTGTGATCCAGGAGAAGATCAAAGACCCATTGACGGATGAGATGCTTTTCGGCAAATTGAAACATGGCGGCAAGGTTCTTGTCGATTATGATGAGGGTCTCACCTTCAACTACAGTGAATGA
- the aat gene encoding leucyl/phenylalanyl-tRNA--protein transferase — translation MITKLDYQLVFPHPDEANEDGIVAYGGDLSPSRLYLAYREGIFPWYSVGDPILWWSPDPRLILHLDDFKLRPSLKKRMKHFEVRFDTAFTEVLQACASVHRPGQQGTWLQPELIEAMSVLHSLGKAHSVEAYYKGELVGGLYGVSVGAVFCGESMFAKKSDASKVAFAVLIGKLKEWGYAFVDAQVPTAHLKSLGAIEVYRDYFLKLLYENRDKEVSPDAWKGY, via the coding sequence ATGATTACAAAGCTTGACTATCAGCTTGTCTTTCCCCATCCCGATGAGGCCAATGAAGACGGTATCGTTGCTTATGGCGGTGACCTGAGCCCTTCGCGTCTCTATCTGGCGTATAGAGAGGGAATTTTTCCCTGGTACTCTGTCGGTGATCCCATCCTCTGGTGGTCACCGGACCCTCGGTTGATCCTGCATCTGGATGATTTTAAACTGCGCCCCTCTTTGAAAAAAAGAATGAAACATTTCGAAGTACGTTTTGACACCGCTTTCACGGAGGTGTTGCAGGCGTGTGCAAGCGTCCATCGTCCCGGACAGCAGGGGACCTGGCTGCAGCCGGAACTGATCGAGGCGATGAGCGTGCTGCACAGTCTGGGTAAAGCGCATTCGGTTGAGGCCTACTATAAGGGTGAACTGGTCGGCGGTCTCTACGGTGTGAGTGTGGGTGCCGTCTTTTGCGGCGAATCGATGTTCGCTAAAAAGAGTGATGCCTCGAAAGTCGCTTTTGCCGTATTGATCGGGAAGTTGAAAGAATGGGGATACGCCTTTGTCGATGCCCAGGTACCGACAGCGCATCTGAAATCATTGGGTGCTATTGAAGTCTACCGAGACTACTTTCTAAAACTGCTCTATGAAAACCGGGACAAAGAGGTCTCTCCGGATGCCTGGAAGGGGTATTAG
- a CDS encoding phosphopantetheine-binding protein → MVTTDVLKEKIIAGLNLEDIDPSEISDTDPLFGDDGLGLDSVDAIELTLVIEKEFGVKVTNIADAETIFATAESLCNFINEQKNA, encoded by the coding sequence ATGGTAACGACAGATGTTTTAAAAGAGAAAATTATTGCGGGTCTGAACCTTGAAGATATCGATCCAAGCGAGATAAGTGACACCGATCCACTTTTCGGTGATGACGGGTTGGGACTCGACTCCGTAGATGCGATTGAGTTGACATTGGTTATTGAAAAAGAGTTTGGTGTAAAAGTGACAAATATTGCTGATGCTGAGACTATTTTCGCAACAGCAGAATCTCTATGTAATTTTATTAACGAGCAGAAAAACGCGTAG
- a CDS encoding class I SAM-dependent methyltransferase: MFDTDKLSSLDALMEAQKIAHAPIIFQVANLLREWGILKLLHENKKTGMRVEELMAATGISEYGIKVLCESGFSMGALKLEDERYHITRIGFFLAFDEMTNANFNYSLDVNLFGINELGDSIKESRPAGLQKYFNKKWETIYPHLTELPEKAQKSWFGYDHFYSDSAFKPLVDLMAERKPDKILDIGGNTGKWAIAITTASEATKVTILDHPLQIQTAFKNAEAAGVKERVDGVAMDLLDHSKAFPEGFDVVWMSQFLDCFPPEDIIAILQRAKEALNEDGRVHIIEPYWDRQQHEIGAYILINCSPYFTALANGTSKMYSAKEMHDYIEAAGLEVDEEIDRLGFGHTMTVCKKKV; this comes from the coding sequence ATGTTTGATACGGATAAGCTCAGTTCATTGGACGCCTTAATGGAAGCCCAAAAAATCGCCCATGCTCCTATCATTTTTCAGGTCGCCAATCTTCTTCGTGAATGGGGAATATTAAAGTTGCTGCATGAAAACAAAAAGACAGGTATGCGGGTCGAGGAGTTGATGGCAGCTACCGGTATCAGTGAGTACGGCATCAAAGTCCTCTGTGAATCAGGGTTCAGCATGGGTGCATTGAAGCTTGAGGATGAACGCTATCATATTACACGTATCGGTTTTTTTCTTGCTTTCGATGAGATGACGAATGCCAATTTCAACTACTCGCTGGATGTCAACCTGTTCGGCATTAATGAACTTGGCGATTCGATCAAAGAGTCCCGTCCGGCCGGTCTGCAGAAATATTTCAATAAAAAGTGGGAGACCATCTACCCTCACCTGACCGAACTGCCGGAGAAGGCACAAAAGAGCTGGTTCGGTTACGACCATTTCTACTCGGACTCGGCCTTTAAGCCCCTCGTTGACCTGATGGCGGAACGCAAACCCGATAAAATCCTTGATATCGGCGGAAACACTGGGAAATGGGCGATTGCGATCACGACCGCCTCAGAAGCGACAAAGGTCACGATTCTGGATCACCCCCTGCAGATCCAGACTGCCTTCAAAAACGCCGAGGCTGCCGGGGTAAAAGAGAGAGTAGACGGGGTGGCGATGGACCTGCTTGACCACTCCAAAGCCTTTCCGGAAGGGTTTGATGTCGTCTGGATGAGCCAGTTTCTGGACTGTTTTCCACCCGAAGATATCATCGCGATCCTGCAGCGGGCAAAAGAGGCTCTGAACGAAGACGGGCGTGTTCACATCATCGAACCCTACTGGGACCGACAGCAACATGAGATCGGTGCCTACATTCTGATCAACTGCTCCCCCTATTTTACAGCACTGGCCAATGGAACGAGCAAGATGTACAGCGCCAAAGAGATGCATGACTATATCGAAGCTGCCGGACTGGAAGTTGATGAAGAGATCGATAGACTGGGATTTGGCCATACAATGACCGTCTGTAAGAAAAAAGTCTAA